The Oscillatoria salina IIICB1 genome contains the following window.
AATGTATTGCACCTTTTTTTTCTTAAAATCACTGGTGTTTTTATTCCAAACATTAGTAAACCAGCAATTTTTAATTAATAATCTTGGCGCTGGATTACCCATTCCGCAAGGTTCGAGAAGTTTCAATTCCCAGAAAAGTTCTTTTCCTAATTCCGCCACAGTCACAATTAAATCCGCCTCAACTATGGGCGCAAGACTGTTAAAATCAACCAAATTTTGCCGTAATTCTTGATTGATTGCTTCTTGAAACAAAGGTAAATTTGCTACTGGTAAACTCAAACCAGCAGCAAAAGGATGACCCCCAAAACGAGCCAACAAATGCGCTTGAGAATTAACTAATTCATAGAGGTCTATATTACCAACAGAACGCGCCGAACCACGAGCAAATTTACCTTCAGAATCTATACTTAATAAAATAGTTGGACGACCGTATTCTTGGGCAACTTGACCAGCTACTAATCCTAACACGCCACCTTGCCATTGTGGATCTGCTAAAACAATCACGCTAGTTGTCGATAAATCGATTTGTTCGAGTCGCTTTTTTACATCTTTAGCAACATTTTTTTGTAATTCTTTCCGACGGGTATTCGCTAATTCGGTTTCTAAAGCTAGTTGCTGCGTGCGAGAATTGTCGCGACTGGTAAGTAACTCCACACAAAAGCTAGCATCCCCTTGAATGCGACTCACAGCATTGATTCGCGGACCCAAACCAAAGGAAATATCCGTCGGGCGATCGCCACTTCTTCTACACAATTCTAACAGAGCAGCCACCCCCGGACGAGTGGGTTCGCTTTTTTGCTTTTGTAACTGTTGAATTCCTTTTTGCGCTAAGTAGCGACAATCTCCACTTAATTGCACTAAATCGGCAATTAAACCAATCGCTACTAAATCTAATAAATCTTCTACAGGCTGTTTCGGGACATCGGGTAAAGTCTCATAAAGTGCTTCAATTAACTTATAAGCAACCGCCACTCCCGAAAGATGAAATAAAGGATGATTTTCGGACAAATAGCGAGGATTAATAATTGCTACCACCGCCGGACGTTCGGGAGGTAAAGTATGATGATCGGTAACAATAATCTCAATGCCTAACTTTTGAGCATAATTTATTTCTGCTAAATTGGTACTACCCGTATCGCAAGTAACAATTAATTTAGTTCCCAATTCCGCTAATTTCTCAATCCCTTCCTTATTCAAACCATGAGATTCCGTCAAGCGATTGGGAATATAATAACTTAGCTGGAGATGTTGCACAAAAAATTGCCCCAGTCCCTCCCAAAGCACACTTGTAGCCGTAATTCCATCCGCATCAAAGTCCCCCCAAATCGTTACTTTTTCACCTACTTCACGGGCTTGGACGAGCCTGTTAACGGCACATTTCATCTCCTCGCCAAACTCAAAACAACTCGCAGGTTGATAAAAATCTGGATTCAGAAAACCAGGTAATTTTTCCACATCCTGTATTCCCCGTTGCCATAATAATTGCGCTGCATAGCGTCCATTTGTCCCCTTCGTATAACCTTTAACTCCCTCTACAAATGACTGGGGAACTTCTGGGGCTGGATTAATTTGCCATTGAGGTTGCGGTTGAAACATAACAATCTTAACTTCGGCTGTGGCTGATTAAGTGGAATACTGGATATAGTCATTGTAAACGTTTTGTTATGTCCTCAAACTCCAAAGAAGCCGTTTTAGTTACGATTATCTGTGAAAGCGTATTGCAAGACCGTCTTGCGAAGCTCTTAAAAGAGTTAGGTATATCGGGTTACACTGTTGTTCAAGCCCAAGGTGCAGGTAGTCACGGCAGAAGGATGGGAGATATTGCTAGTTTTTTAACCAATATCGAACTGAAGACAATTGTTTCACTAGAATTGTCGGAAAAATTAATCGAACAGTTACATCAGTACAAGGAAAAATACGCTTTGATTGCTTACCGACAACAGGTAGATTCTTTTATCGATTAATTTAGTTGCTAAACTACAAAAGTCGAGTAGACTTTTGTAGTTGAAATTAAAATGATCAATGAATAATTATGACTCAGGAACTTATCGACTTACGAAATAGTATTCTTGAAGGGCGTTACGAAGATGCGCTCGAAATGGTTGATGAATTAGAGGGAATGAGCAAACAAGCTATTCTGCGGAATATTCAGTCATTTTTACTTAGACTGCTGACGCATCTCATCAAAAACCATGTTGAGAAACGTTTAACTAATTCTCGGGCAACTTCGATATCTGATTCAATTAGACAAATAAAAAAATTAAACTTGAAAGATAATCAAACCTCTTATTATTTAAAGTCCGACGAGTGGCAGGAGTTAATTGAAGATGAAATGGAAGCAGCTATCGATCTCGCAAGTGTGGAAGTATTTGCTGGTGCTTATAGTCGATTTCAACTAGCAGATATGGTTGATAAAGATCGAGTTAGAGAAATAGCTCAAGATTTGTTAGCTTTGACATATAGTAATTCTGTTAAAGAACTATCATCAATAGTTAATGAATATTTAACCACTTTACCAGGCGGTGAAGATTGGAAAGAAAGTAAACAGAGATAGAATATTTATTGAGAGATTATTTAGATTAGTTGTTAATTATGACTCAGGAACTTATCGACTTACGAAATAGTATTCTTGAAGGGCGTTACGAAGACGCGCTCGAAATTGTTGATGAATTAGAAGGAATGAGCAAACAAGCAACTTTTCGGCAAATTGAATCTTTTTTAAATAGGATGCTCATTCATTTAATTAAAAATCAAATTGAAGAACGTTTAACTAATTCTTGGGCAGCTTCTATTCGCGATTCATTACGACAAATTCAAAAGCTAAATTTGAAAGAAAATAAAAGCTCTTACTATATCAATCGTGATGAATGGGAAGCCGAAATTGAAGATGAACTCGAAGCTGCAATTCGGACAGCAAGTGTGGAAGTTAGGAGTGGTGCTTACACTCCTGCTCAACTTACAGAATTAGTAGATAGAAGTCCGATTGTGCAAAGAGCGCATGATTTATTGGCTTTGACTTATCTCCATTCAAAAAAGGAATTACCTCCAATTATTGATGAATATTTAACTCAATTACCGGGGGGTGAAGAATGGAATCAAGGAGGAATAAGATAATTGCAAATACAGGGGAGAGCTTAGGTTAAGAAACCTAAGCTAAACTTGAAAAATTGCGATTAATATGTTATCGTTTTTGATGAACTTCTTCGGTAGCACGATTTAACATCGATTCTTGTTGATGTTGTTGTTGGTGATGTTTTTTCGCCATTAATTCTCTGGCTTCTTCTTCAGTGTTTGCTGTTTCGTGTTGATGGACTTCTTCGGTAGCACGATTTAACATCGATTCTTGTTGATGTTGTTGTTGGTGATGTTTTTTCGCCATTAATTCTCTGGCTTCTTCTTGGGTACTC
Protein-coding sequences here:
- a CDS encoding P-II family nitrogen regulator; translated protein: MSSNSKEAVLVTIICESVLQDRLAKLLKELGISGYTVVQAQGAGSHGRRMGDIASFLTNIELKTIVSLELSEKLIEQLHQYKEKYALIAYRQQVDSFID
- the recJ gene encoding single-stranded-DNA-specific exonuclease RecJ, which codes for MFQPQPQWQINPAPEVPQSFVEGVKGYTKGTNGRYAAQLLWQRGIQDVEKLPGFLNPDFYQPASCFEFGEEMKCAVNRLVQAREVGEKVTIWGDFDADGITATSVLWEGLGQFFVQHLQLSYYIPNRLTESHGLNKEGIEKLAELGTKLIVTCDTGSTNLAEINYAQKLGIEIIVTDHHTLPPERPAVVAIINPRYLSENHPLFHLSGVAVAYKLIEALYETLPDVPKQPVEDLLDLVAIGLIADLVQLSGDCRYLAQKGIQQLQKQKSEPTRPGVAALLELCRRSGDRPTDISFGLGPRINAVSRIQGDASFCVELLTSRDNSRTQQLALETELANTRRKELQKNVAKDVKKRLEQIDLSTTSVIVLADPQWQGGVLGLVAGQVAQEYGRPTILLSIDSEGKFARGSARSVGNIDLYELVNSQAHLLARFGGHPFAAGLSLPVANLPLFQEAINQELRQNLVDFNSLAPIVEADLIVTVAELGKELFWELKLLEPCGMGNPAPRLLIKNCWFTNVWNKNTSDFKKKKVQYIKTNFELGDETVKEGFPGVWWGHYKDELPQEELCDAIVELDFSTFGKPHYEVRLLAVKSCADASKFNSSLAGNEWILDWRGEGEDLEMQEMLEKVLKMENCPVAWEELQIKFRNAIAHSQKLALAYSHPQSTPAEQVWQQLVGIAKYLYRTGKMATAEQICVKLGISQVILQLGIDALSQLGFVVERNDDFFAVVELNSPSSTVKQAIDLFISAVTEAQFRREYFYQVPVATLEGIVKGSTLV
- a CDS encoding DUF29 family protein → MTQELIDLRNSILEGRYEDALEIVDELEGMSKQATFRQIESFLNRMLIHLIKNQIEERLTNSWAASIRDSLRQIQKLNLKENKSSYYINRDEWEAEIEDELEAAIRTASVEVRSGAYTPAQLTELVDRSPIVQRAHDLLALTYLHSKKELPPIIDEYLTQLPGGEEWNQGGIR